GGCACTCGCGGCAGCCTGGGCGTAGCCGCCGCCGGAACCCATGGCGATCAGGCCTTCTTCGGGCTCAACCACGTCACCGTTGCCGGTAATGATCAGGGAGGCATCTTTGTTGGCGACCGCGAGCATTGCTTCGAGGCGGCTCAAGGAGCGGTCGGTGCGCCATTCTTTGGCGAGTTCGACGGCGGCGCGAACCAGGTGGCCCTGATGTTTCTCGAGCTGGCCTTCGAAACGCTCGAAGAGGGTGAAGGCGTCAGCGGTGGCCCCGGCAAAACCGGCGATAACCTGGCCGTGGTAGAGGCGGCGAACTTTCTTCGCGTTGCCTTTCATCACGGTATTGCCGAGCGAA
The Pseudomonas lini DNA segment above includes these coding regions:
- the hslV gene encoding ATP-dependent protease subunit HslV is translated as MTTIVSVRRHGKVVMGGDGQVSLGNTVMKGNAKKVRRLYHGQVIAGFAGATADAFTLFERFEGQLEKHQGHLVRAAVELAKEWRTDRSLSRLEAMLAVANKDASLIITGNGDVVEPEEGLIAMGSGGGYAQAAASALLKKTDLSAREIVETALGIAGDICVFTNHTFTIEEQDLAE